The sequence below is a genomic window from Candidatus Methanoplasma termitum.
TGGTCCTTCTTCTTAAGCTGAAGGACGGCCTGGAAAGCAGCCTCGAATTTCTCATCATCGAATTGGCGGATCGCTGAGTTCATCATGCCACAAAGAGGATGGAGATAGTTAAACTTACGCAAAAGAGGACTGTTCTCAGAGTCCCAACAATCGCTTTTTGGCTATGTCGAACTCTTCCTGTGTTATTATGCCCTCGTCCAACAGCTCTTTGTATTTCCTTATCTCGTCCGCCGATGATGCCTTATTTGCTCCCGGATCGTTTGTGCCAGACGAACCTGAATTAAAGAACGGCGACTCCACTTTGACATCTTGTTTCTGAACTCTGTTGGATATTATGTCATTTACCTGTGTCGGAGTAAGATACTGATAACCCATGATGTCCTTGAGTTTCTTGTTGCATGAAAGGCATACTTCGCCATAGAATAACTTCGTCCCAATTGCACCTAACACGCCACCGATCGGTTTGCCGCAGCCTATGCATTTTCTTGCCATCGACCGTTGTATTCTATTCCACATATTTATGTTGATTCTGTTCAACGCAAAGCGTGAAAGACTCGAGAAGAAGATATTCTCAATCGTTAAATACCCTGAGAATAATAGGCGGGAGCACGGGCCTGTGGTCTAGGGGTTATGACGTCTCCTTCACACGGAGAAGGTCGCCGGTTCAAATCCGGCCG
It includes:
- a CDS encoding SHOCT domain-containing protein, with translation MARKCIGCGKPIGGVLGAIGTKLFYGEVCLSCNKKLKDIMGYQYLTPTQVNDIISNRVQKQDVKVESPFFNSGSSGTNDPGANKASSADEIRKYKELLDEGIITQEEFDIAKKRLLGL